GCCAACGAGTGTAGAGGCAATCACCTGATCGTCTCGTTCACTGTTACCGCTGCAGCTGGTGTCCTGGAAGGTAGAGCTAGCACTGCCAGAAAGTGTGGTGACTGGCGTATCTAGGCTGGCATGATTACTGGTGACACAATCAGAACTAAAGCTGATAGAAGAGGGGGTCTGTATTCGGGTAATCGTGCCGTCATCCGCTTGGCTGATCAATGTTGCCGTGATACCGAAGCTACCGCCGGCGCTGATGATGTACTTGTCATCGACAGGAGTAAGAGTCGTCGATAGGCTGCCTTCGATGAACTGATTATTACTGTCAAAATGTCCTAACTTAAGTACGCCTTCACTACCTATAGCATCGACGGATAGGACTTCATACAAGCTATTCGTCTGGTAATTTTGTTCTTGATAGTCCAAGGATGCATTGAGATTTGCCGCCCCTAGATCACTGATACCTGGAGTGTAATTAACCTGAGCTATGCCTTGAGTGTTAGTCAGTGCGGTACTCGGGGTTAAGCTTACGCTGCCCGCGGTAAAGGTGACCAGCTGATTGGCTATGCCTTGACTCGATGGATCTAAGAACTGAGCCTGTAGCTGTACCGTCTCATCAACCTTAAACTGAGTCACTATTGCTGCGCCGTTTACTATGCTGGCACTGATCTTTGGCGTTTCTTCACCAAGAGCAGTACTGGTGCGAATAAATTCGAAGTTCTTGGTTGTCGAAAGGATACTGGTCTCGGTAGCCCCTGTATCGAATTGAGCCGTCAAGATTCCCGCCCCTAAGGCCGCGCCAGGGTTACTGAGTATGACTTGAGCCATACCACTTGAGTCCGTCAATTTAGTAGCGGGAGTCAAGGTGCCTAATGTGGCATTGAAACTGATGAATCCACCACTGCTACTCCTGCCACCTTGAGTCAGCTTAGCCACTGCACATATGCTGGCATTGCTGGAAAAACTCAAGTTGCTGGTTGCTTCGGCGCATTGGCCGTCGACAAAGGTTTTATAACTCAGGGAGAGAGCGAAATCTCCGGTGTTACCACTGTTATCGTCACTGTCATCGGATGGTCCATTACAACCTCCGATAAACAACAAGGCTAGCAGGGGGAATAGCGCAGCAGATTTTATCAGTCGCATCAGCAACATCCTTGTAAAACTAAAGTAGTTGGGAATTAAAATTTATTAAGGCGAATATCTTTATAGATATTTTTACGCCATGTCATTGTTATTCAGTAAGTTCGTTGCGTATATATTTAACTAACTCTATGGAAGACTTAGATGCCTCATCGGGCTTTTTCGTTAGTTCTTTTTTAGACTGACGTGTAAGCTGGCGCAGCTTCTGTCTTTCCAAATCTGGATATTTTTCGATGAGGGCCTGTACGGCACTGTCACCTTCGCTCAGGAGCTGGTCTTTTAATTTTTCAGCGACATTTTGCTTAGCACTTTCGTTGCTGTTCTGATTCAACATGTTTTTCATCTTGAGTTGCAGCTCTTCGATATCGACAAAACGCATTAATTTGCCAATAAACTGCAGCTGACGGCGGTAAGCCTCAGTATTAATTTTTATGATCTTAGTTTTTAATATGTTGTCATATAGCAGCTCATCAAGTTCTAATCTCTCGATCTGGCTTTTGCTTAGCACAACAAGCTTCTTGCCAAGCTCTTGATATATTGCAATTTCACGTTTGGTATCTGCTCTACTGACATAATCTTCATCATGGTCGAAGGGTTGTTTAAAATGTTCTGAATCACCGACTACTTTCATATATAAAAATCTCTTTGTTAAACTGAGGTAATAATAACATTCCACAAGAAAATCACCTATCGGCGAGGCAAGTTATTTAATGTACTTGGGTATTGGGTTTGTTATGCTATTAAGATCCCCGATAACAAAAGAGCAGATTTGTGACGACACCTAGCATTGACACCGAATTAGATTCATTAAAAGACGCTGTATCTATGGCACTCGAGTATGCCAAGCAACTTGGTACATCGGGTGCGGAAGTTGCTATCAGTAAACAACAAGGCTTATCCGTATCGACTCGAATGAAAGAAGTTGAAACGGTTGAGTTTAATAAAGATGGCGCGTTAGGCATCACATTATTTCGCGACGGTTGCAAAGGCAGTTCATCAACCTCAGATTTGAGCCCTGAAGCCATAAGAGAAGCAGTCAAGGCTGCCGATGGTATTGCAAGGTTTACCTCATCGGATCCATACAATGGTCTAGCCGAAGCCGAACTCATGGCAAAAGATTTTCCCGATCTAGGCTTGTATCATCCTCAGGAAGTGACTCCAGCTGAGCTGATAGAGTTAGCAGTGCGCTCCGAAGAAGCCGCACTGGATGTCGATAGCCGGATTTCTAATTCCGATGGTGCCAGCGCTAACGCTCATACAGGTATCAAGGTCTATGGTAACAGTCACGGATTTTTAAATGGCTACTGCAGCTCTCGTTATAGCCTAAGTTGCGTGGTTATCGGTGAGACCGATGGCAATATGCAACGTGATTATGATTACACAATCTCTAGAAAATTTAATGACCTGCTTTCACCTGAAGAGGTAGGACGCAAGGCATCAGAGAATACCTTAGGCCGTCTTGGCGGGCGTAAAATCGCGACCACTGAGCTACCGGTTTTGTTAGCTCCAGAAATTGCCACCGGTCTTATGGGGCATTTAGTGGGCGCCATCAGCGGCAGTAGCTTATATCGCAAATCGAGTTTCCTACTCGACTCTATCGATACCAAGATATTTCCTGATTGGTTTAGCATCGAAGAGCAGCCACATATGGTAGGCGGCTTAGCGAGTGCTAACTATGACAGCGAAGGTGTTGCGACTCAAGAACGCTCAATTATTCAAGATGGCGTGCTCTGCACCTATCTGCTAACCAGTTATTCGGCCCGTAAACTGGGCATGAAGAATACCGGGCATGCGGGTGGTATATACAACTGGACACTCGCTCACACAGGGCAAACATTCGATGAGTTAGTGAAAGAGATGGGCACTGGGCTTATCGTGACTGAAGTAATGGGTCAAGGTGTTAACGGCGTGACTGGAGACTATTCTCGCGGTGCTGCAGGTTTCTATGTCGAAAACGGTGTGATTCTCTATCCGGTGGAAGAGATCACCATAGCGGGCAACCTTAAAGATATGTATCAGAATATCGTAGCGGTCAGCAAAGATCGCGATCTTAGATCTTCGATCCGTACCGGTGGCATCTTACTTAGCAGTATGAAGATCGCTGGGAATTAGATTTTTGAACGTTCCTGGTTTCTAGAATCTAGAATCTAAAATCTAGAAATCAGGGTTTTCCGAATGCTCGAATGCTCTAGCTAGCGCTAAGAAAGCCATAAAGTAGAAGTGCTAGTAAACATATGTCATTCCGCCATGGCTTTGGCCGGAATCTAGCTTCATTGCATAAAAGACTCTTAGCGTTAAGCATGAGTCGCCATACAGCCTTATGGCTTCTCTACCGCTTATCCCTTGGCTTAAACACTCGCTGTCCAGAGCTAAGACTCATCAAGAAGACATCATCATAGGTGCCTAATCGCTCCCGCGACACCATGAACTACTTAGATCCCAAGGATAACCGACGCACTTCTTATTCCAAAATGCCCAGAACCTTTATTTTTTAGAATAACTTGCCTGTTGAATATATGGGTAAACACATATATGATTTGTCATATATTCGTTTTGGCATATATTTATATTTTAACTGAGTGTCCCAAGCGCTATAAAGCTGACGCTATATGTCGAAAACAAGCTTGTAGGGAGTAAAAATGACCACTTTAGATTTTTTCAAACTCTTATCCGATGAGACCAGACTAATCAGTTTGTTGCTGATCATTGAAGAGAAGGAGTTGTGTGTCTGTGAGTTAATGCAGGCGCTAGATGAGAGTCAGCCTAAGGTCTCAAGACACTTGGCGCAAATGAGAAAGGCGGGCTTACTTCTAGATAAGCGCCAGGGACAGTGGGTGTTTTATAGAGTAAATCCTGAGTTACCAGATTGGATCCATAAGACGCTTGCAGAGGTAAGTGCAAATAATAAGGCACTTATTTCAAGTAATATCACTAGTTTACATCAAATGGGCGAACGTCCTGAGCGTGTACGTGCTTGTTGTAATTAAGCAGGTATAAATAGAGGAGATAAAGATGGGAATATTTGAACGTTATCTCAGTGTCTGGGTAGGCCTGGCAATCTTGGCCGGCTTAGTTCTGGGTAATCTAATGCCGGATGTGTTTACCTTGGTGGCTTCACTAGAGTATGCCCATGTCAATTTAGTGATAGCAGTGCTTATCTGGGTGATGATCTACCCCATGATGGTGCAGATAGACTTTTCATCGATTAAAGATGTTAAAAAGAGCCCACAAGGTTTGATTCTTACAGTCGTCATAAACTGGTTGGTTAAGCCTTTTACCATGGCACTCTTGGCTTGGTTATTTTTCAAGGTGTTGTTTGTTGATTGGGTCGATCCTCAAAGCGCGACCGAATATATCGCCGGCATGATTTTACTCGGCGTGGCTCCGTGTACGGCCATGGTGTTTGTTTGGAGTCAGCTCACCAAGGGCGATCCAAACTATACCTTAGTTCAGGTATCGGTAAACGACCTCATCATGGTGGTGGCTTTCGCCCCTATCTGTGCATTACTTCTGGGTGTGAATGATATCCAGGTACCTTGGGAAACCTTAATCTCTTCGGTATTCCTCTATGTGGTTTTACCTCTGGTTGCCGGTGCGCTAACCCGTAAAAAGCTAGAAGCAGATGGTGACAGCGAATCTTTAAATCGATTTGTTGGCAAGCTTAAGCCTTGGTCTATGCTTGGCCTACTCGGCACTGTAGTGTTGTTATTTGGCTTCCAGGCACAGACGATTATGGATGAACCGATGAACATCTTATTCATCGCCATTCCTCTGATGATCCAGACCTATGGCATCTTCTTCATTACTTACTATATCGCCAAGAAGATGAAACTGTCCCATAAGATAGCGGCTCCGGCCTGCATGATAGCGACCTCTAACTTTTTTGAGCTGGCCGTAGCCGTGGCTATCTCGCTATTTGGCCTGCACTCGGGGGCGGCGCTGGCCACTGTGGTTGGTGTCTTGGTCGAAGTCCCTGTGATGCTGACTCTGGTTGCTTTCGTTAATAGTCGACGAAGTAAATTTGAAGCCGATACTGGTACAGGCACTCAAGCAGTAGAAACATAATTATCCACAACAGGCTCTAGGATGTAGAACCTAGGTCCTAGAAGCTAGATTTGGGATGTAGAAATAGGCTAGTTAGTAATAGCTGAATCGTAATAGACGTAATCAAGGAGCTGAATCATGAGTATTAAAATAGGTATCAATGGATTTGGCCGCATGGGCCGCCTGGCATTAAGAGCCGCCTGGGATTGGGATGATGTCGAGTTTGTACATATTAACGATCCCGCCGGAGATGCTCATACTTTGGCTCACTTGTTAACGTTTGATTCGGTCCATGGACGCTGGCAACATGAAGCGACAGCAGATGGATCTGGTGATAGAAATTATATTGTGATTGGTGATAAGCGCATTCCGACAACAGGTAATAGTGCCATTGCAGATACCGATTGGTCAGCTTGTGATCTGGTCATAGAGGCTTCGGGTGTGATGAAGTCTAAGGCTAAGCTGCAAGCCTATTTAGACCAAGGGGTGAAGCGTGTAGTTGTGACAGCGCCGGTGAAAGAGGAGGGCGTTCTCAATGTAGTGATGGGAGTCAATCAAGATCTATATGATAAAGAGATTCATCGAATAGTCACAGCAGCATCCTGTACCACCAACTGTTTAGCGCCTGTGGTGAAAGTCATACACGAGAACATAGGTATCAAGCATGGTTCCATGACCACGATACACGATATTACTAATACCCAGACCATACTCGATGCGCCCCATAAAGATCTGCGCCGCGCCCGAGCCTGTGGCTTAAGCCTTATTCCGACCACAACAGGTTCTGCTACAGCTATTACCCATATATTCCCCGAGCTTAAAGGCAAGCTTAACGGCCATGCTGTGCGGGTTCCCTTGGCCAATGCTTCGCTGACCGACTGTGTATTCGAGCTTGAGCGCAGCACTACAGAAGATGAGATCAACGCCCTACTCAAGGAGGCTGCGGCGGGAGAGCTTAAAGATATTTTAGGCTTCGAAGAACGTCCTCTGGTTTCCGTAGATTATAAGACAGATCCACGTTCCTGCATCATAGATGCGCCATCGACCATGGTTGTTAACGGCACTCAGGTGAAGCTCTATGTCTGGTATGACAATGAGTGGGGATATGCCAATAGAACAGCAGAGCTAGCGCGTTTAGTTGGAAGTATGGATAAGGGCTAATTTGACAATGAGTGGTCTGGTATTAGGACTAACGGCACAGCTGAACTAGCGCGAATGCTTGGTCTTCAAGATAAAGGTTAAAAAGCTACGAGTTACGAGATAAGGCTAAGAAAGTAGCAAGAATAGACTCGTTTTTTGCAACTTGTATGGTTTAATTTTCTGCTCGAAACTCGAAACTCGAAACTCGAAACTAGGGAACTTATGTTATCCAGTATTAAAGGCCTGCCTGAGCAGGTTAAACAATATCTGCTCATCACAGGTAACTATTGGGCATTTACCTTGACCGATGGTGCCCTGCGCATGCTGGTGGTACTGCATTTTCATCAACTAGGTTATAGCCCACTGGCCATCGCCATGCTATTTCTCTTCTACGAGATTTTCGGAGTGATTACTAACTTAGTTGGTGGTTACTTAGGAGCGCGTATCGGGCTTAATAAGATCATGAATATTGGTCTGGGTTTGCAGGTCGCGGCACTTGCCATGCTGCTGGTGCCAAGCTCCATGCTCACCTTAGTCTGGGTTATGATCGCGCAAGGTATCTCCGGCATCGCTAAAGATCTCAATAAGATGAGTGCTAAGAGCTCAATCAAGATGCTGCTGGTGAGTGAGAAGGCAGGCGGTCAGGACGAGGCTAGAGCTGCTGATGATGCCTATGCTAAGCAGCAAAAACTCTATGGTTGGATTGCCAAACTTACCGGTTCTAAAAACGCCCTCAAGGGAGCGGGATTCTTTCTCGGTGGAGCCCTGCTGAGCCTGTTTGGCTTCACGCTTGCCATCGCCATCATGGCAATAGCGCTAACCTTAGTCTGGGTCTTGAGTTTGTGTACTCTTAAGCGAGACTTAGGCAAAGCCAAGAACAAACCAAAATTTAGTCAGATATTTTCTAAGAGCCGCAGCATCAACATCTTATCGGCGGCGCGCATGTTCCTGTTTGCTGCCCGGGACGTCTGGTTTGTGGTGGCACTGCCACTCTATCTCGGCAGCCAATTTGGCTGGGATCACTATTACGTGGGAGGATTCCTGGCCCTATGGGTGATAGCTTATGGCTTGGTGCAGACTCAAGCTCCTAGATTTACCTCAAAATCTGATGGCTCAGCGCCAGGAGGAAGGCAAGCCCTGCTCTGGGTGTGTGCACTCACTGCTATTCCAGGGCTGATAGCGTTAGCCTTGAGCCTTAATATCAGCCCCCAGCTGAGCTTATTAGCCGGCTTGATGCTCTTCGGTGCAGTATTTGCGGTTAACTCTTCACTACATAGTTTTTTGATCGTCAACTATGCCAGTGACGACTGTGTCTCTTTGGATGTGGGCTTTTACTACATGGCCAACGCCATGGGACGCTTAATGGGCACTGTGCTTTCCGGCTATGTGTATCAGGTAGCAGGATTAGAAGCTTGTTTGTGGATCTCATCAGCTATGTTGGGAATGACGGCAGTTATAAGCATTTATCTACCAAAAGATTAGCGCCTTGGAATGAAGGTTGGGCTACATTTTTATTTAGCTTTCGGCTGGGTGGGTATTTGATAGCTTGTTGAAGATCGGGCTTTCATTAAGCCCATCAATACACTATCCAGCCCAACGAACCCAAAAAGATATTTGAATCAAACTTGTTATCTGACATGTTCCTCGTCCTCAATATTAGAGATAAGATTAATTTTCTCAGCCAAATTAGAATAGTTACCCTATTTTGAAGTGTAAAACTATTCACCATTAGTTTCCCTATCCACCCTTTCCAAACCTCGACTATTCGTTGTACTCTGGGGCGCAATAAAACATATTAGCCATAGATCTAAGCGTAAAAAATATAAAAATAATCAGCAAGAATTGAAGAGGTTTGAATGGAAGGAATAACTGAATTTGTCAGTATGATCAATGGCTTTGTATGGGGTGTCCCCATGCTAGTCATGATCTTAGGTGTTGGTCTGTTTCTCTCCGTGGGTTTGAAACTGATGCCAATTTTAAAATTGGGTACAGGCTTTAAACTGCTCTGGTCTGGTCGGATACCAGATAAAGATAAGTCGATGAAAGGGGAGATAAGCCCTTTCAATGCGTTAATGACTTCGCTTTCAGCCACTATAGGTACGGGTAATATTGCCGGTGTCGCTACCGCTATCTTTATTGGTGGTCCGGGCGCGCTATTCTGGATGTGGTGTACCGCGCTGGTGGGCATGGCGACTAAGTTTGCCGAGGCAGTACTGGCGGTAAAATATCGTGAAATAGATGCCAACGGCAACCACATTGGTGGCCCTATGTACTACATCAAGAATGGACTCAGTAGCAAGTGGGCCTGGCTAGGTACCGCATTTGCTCTGTTCGGTTCTTTTGCCGGTTTCGGTATCGGTAATACGGTACAGTCAAACTCGGTGGCCGATGCGCTAAGCAGTAACTTCGGTGTGCCGACTTGGATAACTGGCCTGGTATTGATGGTGTTAGTCGGTGCTGTACTGATGGGCGGGATTAAGCGTATCGCCGATGTGGCGGGTAAGCTAGTGCCCCTTATGACATTGTTCTATATTGCCGCGGGTCTTGCGGTATTAGCCGTTAATGCTGCCGAGATCCCGGATGCCATAGCCTTAATTATTCACAGTGCATTTAACCCTGTAGCGGCTCAAGGTGGTTTCGCCGGTGCAGCCGTATGGGCAGCGATTCGTTTCGGTGTGGCTCGAGGCATCTTCTCCAATGAGGCAGGCTTAGGTAGTGCACCTATCGCTCACGCTTCAGCTCAGACTAATAACCCAGTCGCTCAGGGTCTGGTTGCCATGTTGGGTACCTTTATCGATACCTTAATCGTCTGTTCTATCACAGGATTGGCAATCATAGTATCGGGTGCTTGGACATCGGGTGAGAATGGCGCGGCAATGACGTCCTTGGCATTCTCAACTGCGCTGCCTATGGGTAACTATATTGTGGCAATAGCCCTGTCTGTGTTCGCCTTCACCACTATCTTAGGTTGGAGTGTGTATAGCGAGAAGTGTGTCCAGTATCTATTTGGCGTGAAGGCGGTGAAGCCTTTTCGAGTTCTATGGATTCTGGTAGTGCCATTAGGTGCAGTTAGTTCACTGGATTTCATCTGGTTGCTGGCCGATACGCTCAATGCCATGATGGCGATTCCAAACCTTATCGCTCTGGCGCTACTCAGTCCGGTAGTGTTTAAATTGACTCGGGAATACTTTATTAACAAGCGCGAAGAAGAGGCTGCTAAAGTTTAATCTAAGCCATTACCGAGCAGAATATTTTTCAACTGGATAAATAATAGAAACTAAAAAGCGCCGAGAGGCGCTTTTTTATTGATCATTCAGTGAGATGTTATTTACCTTTAGTAAAAGTCGCCACTCATGGCGCGTTGAAGTTCTGCTTGGGCAAGCAGTTCTTCTAAACGTTTTTTAATTTCTCGTCTGTGTTGCAGTTCATCTGCCGCTTGAGGATTTTTGGGTGCGATAAACGCTTCCATCTCTACATCGTTGGGCACAAGTTCAATAATCTGAGCCATAACTAACTCCTATGATTGTTACCATTCCTATGGCCAGTGAATATCTGTACCAGAGAAAAATGAGACACACAAGGTGTCAGTATTTTGTGTAAAAAGCGCTTCAACTCAGGATGTTAATTCTGCTGAACTAGAAATATCCGACTTCACATTAGTAAGCGCTGATAAGCAAGATATCAGGCTATTAACAGGCAAAGTGAGATCTGCGTAACATTATTTACAGATGATAAAAATTAATGCTTTGGGGAGTTTTTCTTAGGCGGATGATTATTAAATTTCATTATAACCATGTAGTTACTATTTTTTTAAAGCTAGGTTATCGCCGAGGAAGCGATAACCTAGTGGGTTTTGGATCACAGTTTTAGCAAACTCTAACTTAAGTTAGCATCAGGCGTGAGATTTTGTTAAAGCTCGAAGCTGTAGCTGTAACCTAAGGTGATTTTGGGATCGTCGTCATTAAGGTCGGTATCGCTCAAGCTGAAAGAGATAGAGCCAAAATCTGTGTCTTTATTGAGTGAGACCGAGTAATCGGCATAATTGCTGGTGCCGAACCAAGAGGTGACAATATCACCGCTGGAGTAGCCATAGTGTGCCGATATGGATAGGGTCTCAGATAGGGGATAGCTGACTCCGGCATCTATATAGCTCATATCTGTGTTGTCCAGGGACTCGCTGGCCACATCGCTGCCAGCATTAACAAGATATGAGTAACTAAGGCTGAACCATTTCCAGCTAATTGCGCCGGTGAGTTCACCAAAATCGACATTGGAGTCACTGTCTGGATAGGCGTAATAGAGATAACTGACATCATAGCCAAAGTCTTCACCTAATGACCCTGCATAGCCGGCATAAAAATCGAGTTCGTAGCTAGTGTCGTCACCGAAATCGACATTCGATGCCCAGGTGCCAAGATAGAAGCCGCTATCATGCTGGTAATCTAGCCCTCCCTGGACAGCCACAGCATCTTGGGTCTGAGTCACCCCTCGCCATAGGTAGTTTGAGGTCGCCCCTATATTTCCTGAAACGTCAGCGCTTACTGAGAAGCTGAGCAGGATGGCTGAAGCTAAGATAGATACAGATACTATTGCTTGTTTCATGTTCATTTCCTTTGATGGTTAGCATGCTTATCCCTGCAGTTGAATTGGTATATATTTATTAAGCAGTGGATGAGAATAAAGGAAGCGATTATTATGCCAATAGTTAACTTGTTGAATTAAAGTGTTATTTTATAGGTGTTCTAGATGAATGAAGCTGACTTGGATTATTTTAGAGCTGAAGTGCACTTTAATTGTGCAGGGGGAAATTCAGGCATAAAAAAACCTCCATTTAGGAGGTTTCTTTACACTGGGAGAGGTTACTGATTAACGCTATCTTTCAGTGTCTTGCCTGCTTTGAATTTAGGTACAGTAGCAGCTGGAATTTGGATCTCTTGGCCCGTCTGTGGGTTACGACCAGTACGTGCAGCTCGATTAGTAGTTTCAAAAGAACCAAAGCCAACGATAGAGATCTTATCACCGCTCTTCAGCGTTTCTGTAATAGTCTCTTCAAAAGATTTTAGTGCGCGTGCAGCTTCTGCTTTAGTCAGGTCCGCATTTTCAGCTATTTTTGCAACAAGTTCAGTCTTATTCATTTGAATCGTCTCTTCTTTTTATATTTAATTAAGCTAACCACATTAGGTACTTAGTAATTGCTTTAGGTAACATGCCACAAGATTAGCCATTTTTAAAGGGCTTTAGGGTCCTGAAATGGCGTTTTAGATCAATTTTTGAGTAAATAATAGTCAATAAGTGCTTATGAGGCGAATCATTGAGTATTTACCCTATGCTGGATTCGTTATTCGGTTTATTTTTTGCTGATAATCCTGAGCTTTTATCCATCGAGCAGTTGATAAAGAAGCTGCTTAACCAATTGTGGTTCGAAGGGTTTATCACACAAGGCATTAACCCCAGCATGAGACACGTTACTCAGATGTGCTTCGTTGGCTTCCGATGACACCATTAAAATAGGCACATGTGATTGTTGGCTATCATTGCGTATAAATTGAGTAAGGGCGAGTCCGTCGACGCTTGGCATATTGTAATCTGTGATCACCAGATCAAACATGTTCGACTTCATTAGTTCAATGGCCTGGGCACCATCACTGGCTTCGGTGATCAATCTAAGGCCTAAATTGCTTATGGTGCGCTTAATGATATTTCTGGCCATCATGCTGTCGTCCACAAGCAGTACTCTTAGGTTGTGGACATCGAAATGATTGAGATCGAGTTCGTCATTACTGAGCAGATCTATGGTGGCGTTAAGGGCTTTACCTAAGTGCACAGAAGAGAAAGGCTTTGGCAATATCGATACCACACCAGATTGGCGATAAACCTCTAGATGTTCACGACGACATTCGCTGGAGACCAACAAAAACTGTATATCTTGGTATTTGTCATTGCTTTTTAAATGCTTGAGTAGATTTAATGCAGTCCCATCTTCAAAGTGCATGGCACAGGCAACAAGATCCGGTTGATGTCTGTCTATGATGGTGAGGGCTTCATCTAAGCTCTTGGCATTTTGAATATTAATAATGCCTTCTTCGCTCAAGCGGTTACTGATAATTTTTCTTTGAGTATCAGAGGGTTCTACTAGAAGTATTGAAAGTTCACTCGGTAGTAGCATGCTCATTGTCACGACCCTCTCGGCTTGTTGTTATTATGTAGCGGCCAAGTTACATCAAAGGTCTTGTGTGAGC
This portion of the Shewanella violacea DSS12 genome encodes:
- a CDS encoding response regulator produces the protein MSMLLPSELSILLVEPSDTQRKIISNRLSEEGIINIQNAKSLDEALTIIDRHQPDLVACAMHFEDGTALNLLKHLKSNDKYQDIQFLLVSSECRREHLEVYRQSGVVSILPKPFSSVHLGKALNATIDLLSNDELDLNHFDVHNLRVLLVDDSMMARNIIKRTISNLGLRLITEASDGAQAIELMKSNMFDLVITDYNMPSVDGLALTQFIRNDSQQSHVPILMVSSEANEAHLSNVSHAGVNALCDKPFEPQLVKQLLYQLLDG